From one Felis catus isolate Fca126 chromosome E2, F.catus_Fca126_mat1.0, whole genome shotgun sequence genomic stretch:
- the TMEM208 gene encoding transmembrane protein 208 isoform X2, producing the protein MAPKGKVGTRGKKQIFEENRETLKFYLRIILGANAIYCLVTLVFFYSSASFWAWMALGFSLAVYGASYHSMSSMARAAFSEDGALMDGGMDLNMEQGMAEHLKDVILLTAIVQVLSCFSLYIWSFWLLAPGRALYLLWVNVLGPWFTADSGTPAPEHNEKRQRRQERRQMKRL; encoded by the exons ATGGCG CCCAAGGGCAAAGTGGGCACGAGAGGGAAGAAGCAGATATTTGAAGAGAACAGAGAGACTCTGAAGTTCTATTTGCGGATCATACTGGGGGCAAAT GCCATTTACTGTCTTGTGACCTTGGTGTTCTTCTACTCATCTGCCTCATTTTGGGCCTGG ATGGCCCTGGGCTTTAGCCTGGCAGTATATGGGGCCAGCTACCACTCTATGAGCTCAATGGCACGGGCAGCCTTTTCTGAGGATGGGGCCCTGATGGATGGTGGAATGGACCTCAACATGGAGCAGGGCATGGCAGA GCACCTTAAGGATGTGATTCTACTGACAGCCATCGTGCAAGTGCTCAGCTGCTTCTCCCTCTACATCTGGTCCTTCTGGCTTCTG GCTCCGGGCCGGGCCCTTTACCTTCTGTGGGTGAATGTGTTGGGCCCTTGGTTCACAGCAGACAGTGGCACCCCAGCACCAGAGCACAATGAGAAACGGCAACGCCGACAGGAGCGGCGGCAGATGAAGCGGTTATAG
- the TMEM208 gene encoding transmembrane protein 208 isoform X1 has product MAPKGKVGTRGKKQIFEENRETLKFYLRIILGANAIYCLVTLVFFYSSASFWAWMALGFSLAVYGASYHSMSSMARAAFSEDGALMDGGMDLNMEQGMADLLSIHRHLKDVILLTAIVQVLSCFSLYIWSFWLLAPGRALYLLWVNVLGPWFTADSGTPAPEHNEKRQRRQERRQMKRL; this is encoded by the exons ATGGCG CCCAAGGGCAAAGTGGGCACGAGAGGGAAGAAGCAGATATTTGAAGAGAACAGAGAGACTCTGAAGTTCTATTTGCGGATCATACTGGGGGCAAAT GCCATTTACTGTCTTGTGACCTTGGTGTTCTTCTACTCATCTGCCTCATTTTGGGCCTGG ATGGCCCTGGGCTTTAGCCTGGCAGTATATGGGGCCAGCTACCACTCTATGAGCTCAATGGCACGGGCAGCCTTTTCTGAGGATGGGGCCCTGATGGATGGTGGAATGGACCTCAACATGGAGCAGGGCATGGCAGA CCTCCTTTCTATTCACAGGCACCTTAAGGATGTGATTCTACTGACAGCCATCGTGCAAGTGCTCAGCTGCTTCTCCCTCTACATCTGGTCCTTCTGGCTTCTG GCTCCGGGCCGGGCCCTTTACCTTCTGTGGGTGAATGTGTTGGGCCCTTGGTTCACAGCAGACAGTGGCACCCCAGCACCAGAGCACAATGAGAAACGGCAACGCCGACAGGAGCGGCGGCAGATGAAGCGGTTATAG